The following coding sequences are from one Panicum hallii strain FIL2 chromosome 5, PHallii_v3.1, whole genome shotgun sequence window:
- the LOC112893696 gene encoding D-amino-acid transaminase, chloroplastic-like isoform X1, whose product MRSRSTNLAPRSVTHLFHLLACLLALCLHVLQKLQEKCRSSSTSSTPAAAMYSSVLGGIILDPAMMLLPIDDHMVHRGHGVFDTAMLLDGCLYELDPHLDRFLRSAARARIGTPFPRGTLRSILIQMTAASGCRKGSIRYWLSAGPGDFLLSPKGCPSPAFYAVVIPAEYEQCREGVRAVTTSVPMKPPLFATTKNVNYLPNVLSIMDAEDRGAFASVWVDDQGYVAEGPMVNVAFVTPDRELVLPEFDRILSGCTAKRLLALAPKLVEDGRLTAVTTRNITAEQAKRSVEMAFVGSGLPVLPIVEWDGKPIGDGQVGELMLALSDLLWEDMKSGPDRIAVPYSN is encoded by the exons ATGAGGTCCCGGTCTACGAATCTGGCGCCGAGGTCGGTCACCCATCTCTTCCACcttcttgcttgcttgcttgcactGTGCCTGCAT GTCCtgcagaagctgcaggagaaatgccgcagcagcagcaccagttcgacgccggcggcggccatgtaCTCGAGCGTGCTGGGCGGCATCATCCTTGACCCGGCCATGATGCTCCTCCCCATCGACGACCACATGGTCCACCGCGGGCACGGCGTGTTCGACACCGCCATGCTCCTGGACGGGTGCCTGTACGAGCTGGACCCGCACCTCGACCGCTTcctccgctccgccgcccgggcCCGGATCGGGACGCCCTTCCCGCGCGGCACGCTGCGGAGCATCCTGATCCAGATGACCGCCGCCTCGGGCTGCCGCAAGGGCTCCATCCGCTACTGGCTGAGCGCCGGGCCCGGGGACTTTCTGCTCTCCCCCAAGGGCTGCCCGTCGCCGGCGTTCTACGCGGTGGTGATCCCGGCGGAGTACGAGCAGTGCCGCGAGGGCGTGCGCGCCGTGACGACGTCCGTGCCCATGAAGCCGCCTCTGTTCGCCACCACCAAGAACGTCAACTACCTGCCCAACGTGCTGTCCATCATGGACGCCGAGGACCGCGGCGCCTTCGCGTCCGTGTGGGTGGACGACCAGGGGTACGTCGCCGAGGGGCCCATGGTGAACGTGGCCTTCGTCACCCCGGACCGCGAGCTCGTGCTCCCGGAATTCGACAGGATCCTCAGCGGGTGCACGGCCAAGCGCCTCCTGGCGCTCGCGCCCAAGCTGGTGGAGGACGGCCGGCTCACGGCGGTCACCACCAGGAACATCACGGCCGAGCAGGCGAAGCGCAGCGTGGAGATGGCGTTCGTGGGAAGCGGGCTGCCGGTGCTGCCCATCGTGGAGTGGGACGGCAAACCCATCGGAGACGGTCAGGTTGGTGAGCTGATGCTGGCGCTGTCGGATCTGCTGTGGGAGGACATGAAGTCCGGCCCGGACAGGATCGCCGTCCCCTACAGCAACTga
- the LOC112893696 gene encoding D-amino-acid transaminase, chloroplastic-like isoform X2, producing MGSYVQGDNDEVPVYESGAEVLQKLQEKCRSSSTSSTPAAAMYSSVLGGIILDPAMMLLPIDDHMVHRGHGVFDTAMLLDGCLYELDPHLDRFLRSAARARIGTPFPRGTLRSILIQMTAASGCRKGSIRYWLSAGPGDFLLSPKGCPSPAFYAVVIPAEYEQCREGVRAVTTSVPMKPPLFATTKNVNYLPNVLSIMDAEDRGAFASVWVDDQGYVAEGPMVNVAFVTPDRELVLPEFDRILSGCTAKRLLALAPKLVEDGRLTAVTTRNITAEQAKRSVEMAFVGSGLPVLPIVEWDGKPIGDGQVGELMLALSDLLWEDMKSGPDRIAVPYSN from the exons ATGGGTTCCTACGTCCAAG GCGATAACGATGAGGTCCCGGTCTACGAATCTGGCGCCGAG GTCCtgcagaagctgcaggagaaatgccgcagcagcagcaccagttcgacgccggcggcggccatgtaCTCGAGCGTGCTGGGCGGCATCATCCTTGACCCGGCCATGATGCTCCTCCCCATCGACGACCACATGGTCCACCGCGGGCACGGCGTGTTCGACACCGCCATGCTCCTGGACGGGTGCCTGTACGAGCTGGACCCGCACCTCGACCGCTTcctccgctccgccgcccgggcCCGGATCGGGACGCCCTTCCCGCGCGGCACGCTGCGGAGCATCCTGATCCAGATGACCGCCGCCTCGGGCTGCCGCAAGGGCTCCATCCGCTACTGGCTGAGCGCCGGGCCCGGGGACTTTCTGCTCTCCCCCAAGGGCTGCCCGTCGCCGGCGTTCTACGCGGTGGTGATCCCGGCGGAGTACGAGCAGTGCCGCGAGGGCGTGCGCGCCGTGACGACGTCCGTGCCCATGAAGCCGCCTCTGTTCGCCACCACCAAGAACGTCAACTACCTGCCCAACGTGCTGTCCATCATGGACGCCGAGGACCGCGGCGCCTTCGCGTCCGTGTGGGTGGACGACCAGGGGTACGTCGCCGAGGGGCCCATGGTGAACGTGGCCTTCGTCACCCCGGACCGCGAGCTCGTGCTCCCGGAATTCGACAGGATCCTCAGCGGGTGCACGGCCAAGCGCCTCCTGGCGCTCGCGCCCAAGCTGGTGGAGGACGGCCGGCTCACGGCGGTCACCACCAGGAACATCACGGCCGAGCAGGCGAAGCGCAGCGTGGAGATGGCGTTCGTGGGAAGCGGGCTGCCGGTGCTGCCCATCGTGGAGTGGGACGGCAAACCCATCGGAGACGGTCAGGTTGGTGAGCTGATGCTGGCGCTGTCGGATCTGCTGTGGGAGGACATGAAGTCCGGCCCGGACAGGATCGCCGTCCCCTACAGCAACTga